Genomic window (Gadus chalcogrammus isolate NIFS_2021 chromosome 3, NIFS_Gcha_1.0, whole genome shotgun sequence):
tctttctttctttctttctttctttctttctttctttctttctttctttctttctttctttctttctttctttctttcttctctctacaaactgggacctatctccttcctcaatctTTCAccgagactccattcaaattttaaaatattcagaatagcttggaatcgcgcgcttctttttcagatttttttaataattttggacgttcagcagtgttgccagattgggcagtttgTCCTGACAgattgggacacacacacacacacacacttattttacatttctgcatttttagcaatgctttgcgcttttcattcagctgtcactctATTTGTTTTCAACCATTTCCATTTTTCTTAACTGTTTACATtgttactccatttagacttttgaactttggttcaaaccccatcacttgatttaagacatacgtttctttatgtcttaatcaatgtggctttattaaaacatattttcaatatgtttttgcactacagcacattttttgcaggaaatgcattttctagttatcaCTATAATTGTAAGTATTCCTTTGTTTCACTTTTCAACAGCCAGATGATTGTGAAACTGAGATGCTTCAAATGGACACAAGCATTTCCTCAGTCATTGAGGATGACCCAAAAGACATGAGCTTCAGCCTCAGTCAACAGTCAAGTTCAAGTGAAACCTCCAGTTCAAGTGCCTCAGAAGAGCAAGGGGAGTGGGATGAAAGAAATGGATTGTGAACGAGTCTAGCATCATGCAACTGTTTAGAACATGCCATATATGTGCCGCACAAATCACGGATAAAAAAGTGACAACTACAGGCAGCCAACTAAAGATTGAATGGACATGTTTGAATAATCATCATGGCAAGTGGGCATCATGTCCTGATGCAAGAGGAATGGCACAGAATAACCTGCTTGTTTCTGCTGCTACGCTTTTCTCTGGAACAACTTTCACTGAAGTACACGAGTGGGCCAGCATCCTAAACTTGCAACTCTTGAAGAAATCGCAGTACTACTCCATCCAATCCGACTACCTTATTCCAGTAGTACACTTTGCATACAAAGATCATCATGAGAATCTCATCAGGCGACTTATTAGACAAAAGGCTGAAGGCGAGTCCATAGAGCTGTGTGGAGATGCCAGGTCTGACTCACcaggtgagtgtgttttttttctttaatacaATAACATGGAGGTATGGATTGTAAAACTGTtggaaatgttttcctctggaTAGTAAGGAGGACTCACATGTTGTCACACTATTACATTCTACAGGCTACAGCTGCAAGTATTCCACCTATTCGTTTCAGCTTCTATCCAGTAATGAGATCATTCACTTTGAACTACTACAGGTAAAACTAAAATGCTGCTTGTCTGATTTGTGAAACTATACTCTGGGTGACAGAGTATAGATAAAGCATTATTCAGTGGGTGTATTAGATTTGTTTTTTTGCTAttgctcattcattcatttctattCTCTTTCGTCAATAGGTAACGGAAGCTAGCAGTTCAGTTGCCATGGAGTCCCAAGGCTGTAGGAGGGGCCTCAACCATCTAATTTTCAATGAAGGAGTAGATATAGACCTCATCACTACAGACCGGGCCACATCAGTTCGGAAAATAATGAGGGAGGAATTCCAGAATGTTCACCATGAATTTGATCCTTGGCA
Coding sequences:
- the LOC130377960 gene encoding uncharacterized protein LOC130377960, which gives rise to MAQNNLLVSAATLFSGTTFTEVHEWASILNLQLLKKSQYYSIQSDYLIPVVHFAYKDHHENLIRRLIRQKAEGESIELCGDARSDSPGYSCKYSTYSFQLLSSNEIIHFELLQVTEASSSVAMESQGCRRGLNHLIFNEGVDIDLITTDRATSVRKIMREEFQNVHHEFDPWHVSKGIKKKLVALANKRKIGSCRAGFGRSSITFGSHAHLVVRVLR